Proteins from a genomic interval of Chanos chanos chromosome 3, fChaCha1.1, whole genome shotgun sequence:
- the armc3 gene encoding armadillo repeat-containing protein 3, with protein sequence MGKKVKKEAESPTTDVFDPLPIESKNAATVVLMLKSPEEEILAKACEAIHKFAEKADENKTTLLDLGAVEPLSKLVSHEDKAVQRNAIMAVGVMASCSDVRRVLKKYDVIPAMIGKLSPEEDLAVHEFATLCLALLSVDYICKVQIFDHDGLEPLIQLLSSPDPDVKKNSVECIFNLVQDFPVRLALCELNGIPPLLEQLSSEFPIIQQLALRTLQSVTTDLRTHSAFREEQGFDRLLEVLTNKEFSDLHLEALQVISNCLEDIESMRFFQETGGLEKLLQFVITATQPEVQTNAIKAITRAAQSGDSRKILHEQEVEKALVHLLVVENDSVQTATCQAVAAMCKNLTSQDTFRHLEGIKPIVQLLSSEDTELREAAAQALSSLTTGNQLNAYVVYEADGDKLLVQQLLDECPGTVAYAAAVLTSMASQESLRRSILAHGGAQMLVEPLQSTDRHVLVCATQAVAALACDAEARAEFTRAGGLPLLVKLLESSNSEIRRNACWAVSVCASDEPTVTKMCKFGALEILQEINTSTNRKNKFSEVALQRLLDGNLSVKYSLTGCLSPSDIITDGFYDPGQTRAGHKVPSLEDLSKQAVNQRRAIIAVNGKPQDQVCKEPSEERQDSPTDAHALGRRGNSKTLSRGKSRGPKDDDKQKDDDEGTPQVEVESEGPGILPCDPALQDLVTEAAKIAQAAHEERELYSALAKLVCDAMGGPVDPDKHHDFLWELHLSELKLEMQSNIIPVGKIKMGTYYHRALLYKVLADRIGVSCSLVRGDYNRAWNEVLLSSSLLKVAGGYPEPRRYVVDLMHNPGNLMMSNSPAATQYQTI encoded by the exons atggggaaaaaagtcaaGAAGGAAGCTGAATCACCTACTACAGATGTG TTCGATCCTCTGCCAATAGAGAGCAAGAATGCAGCCACTGTAGTTCTAATGCTCAAATCCCCTGAAGAGGAAATCTTAGCCAAAGCTTGTGAAGCCATTCACAAATTTGCTGAAAAAG CTGATGAGAACAAGACCACTCTGCTTGACCTTGGTGCCGTAGAACCGCTCTCTAAGCTTGTATCGCACGAGGATAAGGCAGTACAACGGAACGCTATAATGGCCGTGGGAGTGATGGCCTCTTGTA GTGATGTCAGAAGAGTTTTGAAAAAATATGACGTCATACCTGCAATGATTGGCAAACTGTCACCTGAAG AGGATCTTGCGGTTCATGAATTTGCTACTCTTTGCCTGGCATTGTTGTCAGTGGACTACATCTGTAAGGTCCAGATTTTTGATCATGATGGACTCGAACCCCTTATTCAGCTCCTGTCCAGTCCAGATCCAGATGTAAAGAAGAATTCAGttgaatgtatatttaatttagTTCAG GACTTTCCAGTGCGTTTAGCGTTGTGTGAGCTGAATGGGATCCCCCCTCTTCTGGAGCAGCTGAGCTCGGAGTTCCCCATCATCCAGCAGCTGGCCCTACGCACTCTCCAGAGCGTCACCACAGACCTCAGAACACACTCTGCCTTCAGGGAGGAACAGGGATTCGACAGGCTCCTGGAAGTCCTTACGAATAAA GAGTTCAGCGACCTGCATTTGGAGGCACTACAGGTCATCTCAAATTGCTTAGAGGACATTGAGTCTATGAGGTTTTTTCAAGAGACAGGTGGACTGGAGAAGTTACTGCAGTTTGTCATCACAGCCACCCAGCCCGAAGTGCAAACCAATGCTATCAAGGCCATCACCCGGGCAGCGCAAAGTG GTGACAGCAGAAAAATCTTACACGAGCAAGAGGTCGAGAAGGCTCTTGTCCATTTGCTTGTTGTGGAGAATGACAGTGTGCAAACTGCCACCTGCCAGGCAGTGGCAGCGATGTGCAAAAACCTGACCAGCCAGGACACTTTCCGACACTTGG agggAATAAAGCCCATAGTGCAGCTGCTAAGCAGTGAggacacagagctgagagaggctGCAGCCCAGGCCCTGTCCAGCCTCACCACTGGAAACCAGCTCAATGCGTA tgtggtgtatgaaGCAGATGGGGACAAACTCCTGGTCCAACAGCTGCTAGATGAGTGTCCTGGGACGGTGGCGTATGCAGCAGCTGTCCTGACCAGCATGGCGTCGCAGGAGTCGCTCCGGCGCAGTATTTTGGCCCACGGTGGCGCGCAGATGCTGGTGGAGCCGCTGCAGTCCACGGACAGACACGTGCTCGTTTGTGCTACCCAGGCGGTGGCCGCTCTGGCTTGTGATGCAGAAGCAAGAGCTGAG TTTACAAGAGCTGGTGGTTTGCCCCTCTTGGTTAAACTGTTGGAATCCAGCAACTCGGAAATCCGCAGAAATGCATGCTGGGCAGTGAGCGTATGCGCGAGTGATGAGCCTACTGTAACTAAGATGTGCAAGTTTGG AGCTTTGGAAATCCTCCAAGAGATTAATACCTCGACCAACCGTAAGAATAAATTCAGTGAAGTGGCCCTGCAGAGACTGCTCGACGGCAACCTGTCTGTCAAGTACAGCCTGACAGGTTGTCTCTCCCCTTCTGACATCATCACAGATGGCTTCTATGACCCGGGCCAG ACACGAGCAGGTCACAAGGTTCCTTCTCTGGAGGATCTATCGAAGCAGGCTGTCAACCAGCGACGGGCCATCATAGCAGTTAATGGAAAACCTCAGGATCA GGTGTGTAAAGAGCcgtcagaggagagacaggacagtCCCACAGACGCTCATGCTCTTGGCCGCAGGGGAAACAGCAAAACGCTGAG TAGAGGGAAGAGCAGAGGCCCTAAGGATGATGACAAACAgaaggatgatgatgaaggtacACCACAGGTGGAGGTGGAGTCGGAGGGACCGGGAATACTGCCGTGTGATCCTGCCCTCCAGGACCTGGTGACTGAGGCAGCCAAAATCGCACAGGCCgcacatgaggagagagagctgtacTCTGCTTTGGCCAA GTTGGTGTGTGATGCGATGGGCGGCCCAGTAGATCCAGATAAGCATCATGACTTCCTGTGGGAACTTCACCTGAGCGAGCTGAAGTTAGAGATGCAGTCCAACATTATTCCCGTCGGCAAAATCAAAATGGGCACCTACTACCACAGAGCCCTGCTCTACAAG GTATTGGCAGACAGAATTGGGGTGAGCTGCAGTCTGGTCCGAGGAGACTACAACCGTGCATGGAATGAGGTACTGCTCAGTTCCAGTTTGCTGAAGGTTGCTGGAGGTTACCCGGAGCCCCGGCGCTATGTCGTGGACCTCATGCATAACCCTGGGAACCTAATGATGAGCAATTCACCAGCTGCTACCCAGTATCAGACAATCTGA
- the LOC115808055 gene encoding lipocalin-like codes for MAAAVLRLFGVLLCALIACAEVMPMSDFDLQGMSGKWFIIGFATNAEWFVSHKDNMKMGTAMLVPTESGDLDITYANLQSDGSCWRMTHLAKKTDVPGRFTFRSQRWNNDNDWRVVEAKFDEYALVHTIKTQNGATEVLNKLYGRATSLSPELLQKFKKLSQDTGIFPENIVILPPNGECADA; via the exons ATGGCGGCTGCTGTACTGAGGTTATTTGGGGTCCTCCTCTGCGCCCTGATTGCCTGTGCTGAGGTCATGCCTATGAGCGACTTTGATCTGCAAGGG ATGTCAGGGAAATGGTTCATTATTGGTTTTGCTACAAACGCAGAGTGGTTTGTCAGtcacaaagacaacatgaaaaTGGGAACTGCCATGCTAGTACCCACTGAGAGTGGGGATCTGGACATCACCTACGCCAACCTTCA GTCAGATGGGTCTTGCTGGCGAATGACTCACTTGGCCAAGAAGACTGATGTTCCAGGCAGATTCACCTTCCGTAGCCAGC GCTGGAATAATGACAATGATTGGCGTGTAGTTGAGGCCAAATTCGATGAGTACGCTCTAGTGCATACCATCAAGACCCAGAATGGAGCGACTGAAGTGCTGAACAAACTCTATG GACGCGCCACAAGCTTGAGCCCAGAGCTGCTGCAGAAGTTTAAGAAGCTCTCTCAGGACACTGGCATCTTCCCAGAGAACATTGTGATCCTCCCGCCAAATG gtgaatGCGCAGATGCCTAA
- the c8g gene encoding complement component C8 gamma chain, which translates to MMRVWLCFALVGLFGDVRARGPCRKGKETPIDKIAPVENFNIQQMSGKWYLVSAASKCQYLLENSFSVEGTIINLTPSKSTLSVSTLRKFNYQCWEIRQIYQVRKPAGRLFLKGPYSKKDVDIVIGDTDYSSYAIVYFQRHCRIAMKLYGRTPELPDAVVDKFEELAKKQNLGLDVVFQFPTYGFCESADKDHTLDMT; encoded by the exons ATGATGCGTGTCTGgctgtgttttgctttggtgggtcttttcggggacGTGAGGGCCAGAGGCCCTTGTAGAAAAGGGAAGGAGACCCCCATCGATAAGATTGCTCCAGTTGAGAACTTCAACATCCAACAG atGAGCGGAAAATGGTACCTGGTGAGTGCGGCATCAAAATGCCAGTATCTTCTGGAGAATAGTTTCAGCGTGGAAGGCACTATCATAAATTTGACACCCTCTAAATCAACGCTATCCGTGAGCACGCTGCGAAAATT TAATTATCAGTGCTGGGAGATCCGTCAAATATATCAAGTCAGAAAACCTGCGGGACGTCTCTTTCTGAAGG GTCCTTATTCAAAGAAGGATGTCGATATTGTCATTGGAGACACCGATTATAGCTCCTACGCTATTGTGTATTTTCAAAGGCATTGCAGGATCGCCATGAAACTGTATG GCAGGACTCCAGAGCTTCCTGATGCTGTTGTGGACAAATTTGAAGAACTTGCAAAGAAACAGAATCTGGGATtagatgttgtttttcagttccCCACCTATG gGTTTTGTGAGTCTGCGGACAAAGACCATACACTCG ATATGACCTAA
- the msrb2 gene encoding methionine-R-sulfoxide reductase B2, mitochondrial produces the protein MSRFLLRFSLIISRGATTKPLLSKTRSAFIRPISTSPGLLSLTRYDKHTDWKKKLTPEQYVVTREKGTEEPFSGIYLNHNEKGMYHCVCCDAPLFTSESKYDSGTGWPSFHEAHGTWEGDESHASIVRRPDNSLGSTGTEVICKHCDAHLGHVFDDGPDPTGQRFCINSVALQFKPRQK, from the exons atgtCGCGTTTTCTACTTCGATTTTCTCTCATCATTAGTAGGGGAGCTACTACCAAGCCACTGCTGTCGAAGACACGCTCTGCCTTTATCCGTCCAATTTCCACAAGCCCGG GTTTACTGTCCTTGACACGTTATGACAAGCACACGGACTGGAAGAAAAAACTGACCCCAGAGCAGTACGTTGTGACCAGAGAGAAAGGCACAGAAGAG CCTTTCAGTGGAATCTACCTGAACCATAATGAAAAGGGAATGTATCACTGTGTGTGCTGCGACGCACCCCTTTTCAC TTCAGAATCCAAGTATGACTCTGGGACCGGGTGGCCATCCTTCCATGAGGCGCATGGGACATGGGAGGGAGATGAGAGCCACGCCAGCATCGTGCGTCGCCCCGACAACTCACTGGGCAGCACGGGGACAGAGGTGATCTGCAAACAT tgtgATGCTCACCTTGGCCATGTGTTTGATGACGGGCCAGACCCAACGGGCCAGCGTTTCTGTATCAACAGTGTGGCCCTACAGTTCAAGCCCAGACAAAAATAG